TGCCACAGCTGGCCCCGGTCCATCAGGCGTCCTATTCTTCGAGGAGAAAACTACCATGAACAAGCCTCTCATCATTACCCTTCTTACCGTAACACAACTTTTATTCGCCCAACAACCCGATCAACGACTAAATCAAATTGCTGTCGAAGGGAGGGTCGAATTAAAACAGCTCGCTGACCAAGCGAGCCTCAGCTTTTCAGTCAAGGGCGTTGGACCAACTCTTCGGCAAGCTGTCGATAACGCTGATAGGAGCACAAAAACTGTCACAAATAAACTCCTATCACTTGGGGTCAAAGAAGGAAATCTTTCAACTTCCTCCTTTTATAGTGGAGACAATCGCGGCGACAAGGCATTTTTATCGTCGAGCAGAGACTTCCAGGCTCAGATTACGACCGTGGTAACAATCGACAGCTTGCCTCTACTTGAACCCATCCTATTTGCAATCAGTGAGTGTGAGGTACAGAGTGTCTCACAGGTTACCTTCTCTTTAAGAGATGAACCCTCACTTCGCAGGAAAGCCCGAGTTGAAGCAGCCC
This genomic window from Bacteroidota bacterium contains:
- a CDS encoding SIMPL domain-containing protein → MNKPLIITLLTVTQLLFAQQPDQRLNQIAVEGRVELKQLADQASLSFSVKGVGPTLRQAVDNADRSTKTVTNKLLSLGVKEGNLSTSSFYSGDNRGDKAFLSSSRDFQAQITTVVTIDSLPLLEPILFAISECEVQSVSQVTFSLRDEPSLRRKARVEAALKAREKADDLAKTLGVTLGRVISIDEGQPSQPPQRLYGVSSYAMPFNNSTYNTVLANEVVAVDASIGYGFFAQTISIVSQVYVTFELK